The following proteins are co-located in the Neisseria sp. Marseille-Q6792 genome:
- a CDS encoding calcium-binding protein gives MNEGEVVLTPEQIQTLYGYAFRGDTYGGWRYLANLGDRYADDAAAIVGKDTNLNGLNLWMKKGVENLWDDTVGKKTRLEKFDRVALQHFSQYVDLINENNGRLPNTSEIERSYYKAVTENGVSSSAAIDLVINRSLPDMADGYWALGLGIEAERIHNEQAVNNPNGSEWDNRKQLISALDKGFDGSFKEKHFTFLQSVMMDLTKLGVEYTIDGWQKIGDWGNGIINDLYKSVVKREWTGIFEIVNNNIKQGNEAFKNEINSLVHDMKAAGKEFGDDLNTQWNNLTQAAEIIYNDIVDNTSQGIEKGVKAIKELSEKMKNAASDLADGSAEKAKQVVEDLAQAAKEAYENAKSTAEKAAQAAREFFKGLPSFKDLAEKFRDLFPNPEGWIDDGHQCLAPWVKETKKRNGKYHVYDPLALDLDGDGIETIATKGFAGALFDHRSQGIRTATGWVSADDGLLVRDLNGNGIIDNGAELFGDNTKLADGSFAKHGYAALAELDSNGDNIINAADAAFQTLRVWQDLNQDGISQANELRTLEELGIQSLDLAYKDVNKNLGNGNTLAQQGSYTKTDGTVAQAGDLLLAADNLHSRFKDKVKLTAEQAKAANLAGIGRLRDLREAAALSGDLANVLKAYSAADTKEAQMALLDSLIHEWAETDSNWGKKSPMRLSTDWTQTANEGIALTPSQVAQLKKNALVSLSDKSKAAIDAARDRIAVLDAYTGQDSSTLYYMSEEDALNIVKVTNDTYDHLAKNIYQNLLFQTRLQPYLNQISFKMENDTFTLDFSGLVQAFNHVKETNPQKAFVDLAEMLAYGELRSWYEGRRLMADYVEEAKKAGKFEDYQKVLGQETVALLAKTSGTQADDILQNVGFGHNKNVSLYGNDGNDTLIGGAGNDYLEGGSGSDTYIFGKGFGQDTVYNYDYSTGRKDIIRFTDGITADMLNFTRTSNDLLISAKDGSGQVTVQYYFQNDGSGAYRIDEIHFDNGKVLDVATVKELVQQTTDSSDRLYAYQSGSTLNGGLGNDTLYGADGNDLLNGDAGNDSIYSGNGNDTLNGGEGNDDLYGYNGNDVLNGGEGNDHLNGEDGNDTLIGGAGNDYLEGGSGSDTYVFGKGFGQDTVYNYDYSTGRKDIIRFTDGITADMLNFTRTSNDLLISAKDGSGQVTVQYYFQNDGSGAYRIDEIHFDNGKVLDVATVKELVQQTTDSSDRLYAYQSGSTLNGGLGNDTLYGADGNDLLNGDAGNDSIYSGNGNDTLNGGEGNDDLYGYNGNDVLNGGEGNDHLNGEDGNDTLIGGAGNDYLEGGSGSDTYVFGKGFGQDTVYNYDYSTGRKDIIRFTDGITADMLNFTRTSNDLLISAKDGSGQVTVQYYFQNDGSGAYRIDEIHFDNGKVLDVATVKELVQQTTDSSDRLYAYQSGSTLNGGLGNDTLYGADGNDLLNGDAGNDSIYSGNGNDTLNGGEGNDDLYGYNGNDVLNGGEGNDHLNGEDGNDTLIGGAGNDYLEGGSGSDTYVFGKGFGQDTVHNYHVDKNSDTMHFKGFKAADVHFIRSGSDLVLSASEQDNVRISGFFYGENHRVDTFVFDDAAISNPDFAKYINAGNNLVQSMSVFGSNTAATGGNVDANTQSVQQPLLVTPSA, from the coding sequence ATGAATGAGGGTGAAGTTGTTTTAACACCAGAACAAATCCAAACCTTGTATGGTTATGCTTTCCGTGGCGATACCTATGGCGGTTGGCGTTATTTGGCTAATTTGGGTGACCGTTATGCGGATGATGCTGCCGCAATTGTCGGTAAGGATACAAACTTAAATGGTTTGAATTTATGGATGAAAAAAGGTGTGGAAAACCTATGGGATGATACGGTCGGTAAAAAGACCCGTTTAGAGAAATTTGATCGGGTTGCACTGCAACATTTCAGCCAATATGTAGATCTAATTAATGAAAATAATGGTAGATTACCTAACACTAGTGAAATTGAGAGAAGTTACTATAAAGCCGTTACCGAAAATGGTGTTTCTTCTAGTGCAGCTATTGATTTAGTTATTAATCGTTCACTTCCGGATATGGCGGATGGTTATTGGGCATTAGGTTTGGGGATAGAAGCCGAACGTATCCACAATGAGCAAGCAGTAAATAATCCGAACGGTAGCGAATGGGATAATAGAAAGCAGTTAATATCTGCTTTAGATAAAGGATTTGATGGATCTTTTAAAGAGAAGCATTTTACTTTTTTACAATCTGTGATGATGGATCTAACAAAGTTAGGTGTTGAATATACAATAGATGGTTGGCAAAAAATTGGAGATTGGGGTAATGGGATAATCAATGATTTATATAAAAGTGTTGTAAAAAGAGAGTGGACTGGAATATTTGAGATCGTTAATAATAACATCAAGCAAGGAAATGAAGCTTTTAAAAATGAAATCAATAGCTTGGTTCATGATATGAAAGCTGCTGGCAAGGAATTTGGAGATGACTTAAATACACAGTGGAATAATCTCACTCAGGCTGCCGAAATAATCTATAATGACATAGTAGACAATACTAGTCAAGGAATAGAAAAAGGTGTCAAAGCCATTAAAGAATTGTCTGAAAAAATGAAAAATGCTGCTTCCGATTTGGCTGACGGTTCAGCAGAGAAAGCTAAACAAGTAGTGGAAGATTTGGCTCAAGCCGCCAAAGAAGCATACGAAAATGCCAAATCCACAGCCGAGAAGGCTGCTCAAGCAGCTCGAGAATTTTTTAAGGGCTTGCCCAGTTTTAAAGATCTGGCCGAAAAATTTAGAGATCTGTTCCCAAATCCGGAAGGCTGGATCGATGATGGTCACCAATGTTTAGCTCCTTGGGTTAAAGAAACTAAAAAACGCAATGGCAAATATCATGTCTACGACCCCCTTGCCCTAGACCTAGATGGCGACGGTATAGAAACCATTGCTACCAAAGGCTTTGCAGGTGCATTGTTCGACCACCGCAGCCAAGGCATCCGCACCGCCACCGGTTGGGTTTCTGCCGATGACGGTCTGCTTGTGCGCGATTTGAACGGCAACGGCATCATCGACAATGGCGCAGAACTCTTCGGCGACAACACCAAACTGGCAGACGGCTCTTTTGCCAAACACGGCTATGCGGCTTTGGCCGAATTGGATTCAAACGGCGACAACATCATCAACGCGGCAGACGCCGCATTCCAAACCCTGCGTGTATGGCAGGATCTCAACCAAGACGGCATTTCCCAAGCTAATGAATTGCGTACCCTTGAAGAATTGGGTATTCAATCTTTGGATCTCGCCTATAAAGATGTAAATAAAAATCTCGGTAACGGTAACACTTTGGCTCAGCAAGGCAGCTATACCAAAACAGACGGTACGGTTGCACAGGCGGGCGATTTGCTTTTGGCCGCCGACAACCTGCACAGCCGCTTCAAAGACAAAGTGAAACTCACTGCCGAACAGGCAAAAGCTGCCAATCTTGCGGGCATCGGCCGTCTGCGCGATTTGCGCGAAGCCGCAGCATTGTCCGGCGATTTGGCCAATGTATTGAAAGCCTATTCTGCTGCTGACACCAAAGAAGCCCAGATGGCATTGTTAGATAGCTTAATTCATGAATGGGCGGAAACCGATTCGAACTGGGGCAAAAAATCGCCAATGCGACTTTCAACCGATTGGACGCAAACGGCTAATGAAGGTATTGCACTGACACCATCCCAAGTAGCACAACTAAAAAAGAACGCTTTAGTTTCCCTTTCTGATAAATCTAAAGCAGCTATTGATGCCGCCCGCGACCGCATTGCCGTGCTTGATGCCTACACGGGGCAGGATTCCAGCACACTCTATTACATGAGCGAGGAAGATGCGCTTAATATCGTCAAAGTAACCAACGATACATACGACCATCTCGCCAAAAACATCTACCAAAACCTGTTATTCCAAACCCGTTTGCAGCCATATTTGAATCAAATCAGTTTCAAAATGGAAAATGATACGTTCACTTTGGATTTTAGTGGTCTTGTTCAAGCATTCAACCATGTCAAAGAAACTAATCCGCAAAAAGCTTTTGTGGATTTGGCCGAGATGCTTGCATATGGCGAATTGCGTTCTTGGTATGAAGGCCGAAGACTAATGGCCGATTATGTGGAGGAGGCAAAAAAAGCAGGTAAATTTGAAGATTACCAGAAAGTGTTGGGTCAGGAGACCGTTGCATTATTAGCTAAAACATCGGGTACGCAAGCAGATGATATCCTGCAAAATGTAGGCTTTGGTCATAATAAAAATGTTTCTTTATATGGTAATGACGGCAACGACACTCTGATCGGCGGTGCCGGCAATGATTACTTGGAGGGCGGCAGCGGTTCGGATACTTATATCTTCGGCAAAGGCTTCGGTCAGGATACGGTCTATAATTACGACTACTCTACCGGACGCAAAGACATCATCCGCTTTACCGATGGCATTACAGCCGATATGCTGAATTTTACTCGGACTAGTAACGATCTCCTTATCTCGGCAAAAGACGGCAGTGGACAAGTGACTGTTCAGTACTATTTCCAGAACGATGGCTCAGGAGCTTACCGTATCGACGAGATTCATTTCGATAATGGCAAAGTACTGGATGTTGCCACTGTCAAAGAACTGGTACAGCAAACCACCGACAGTTCGGACAGATTGTATGCCTACCAATCCGGAAGTACCTTAAATGGTGGTTTAGGCAACGACACCCTGTACGGTGCTGATGGGAATGACCTGCTGAATGGTGATGCAGGCAACGACAGTATCTACAGTGGCAATGGCAATGATACGCTCAATGGAGGAGAAGGCAACGATGACCTGTACGGCTATAATGGTAACGATGTACTGAATGGTGGCGAAGGCAATGATCATTTGAATGGCGAAGATGGTAACGACACTCTGATCGGCGGTGCCGGTAATGATTACTTGGAGGGCGGCAGCGGTTCGGATACTTATGTCTTCGGCAAAGGCTTCGGTCAGGATACGGTCTATAATTACGACTACTCTACCGGACGCAAAGACATCATCCGCTTTACCGATGGCATTACAGCCGATATGCTGAATTTTACTCGGACTAGTAACGATCTCCTTATCTCGGCAAAAGACGGCAGTGGACAAGTGACTGTTCAGTACTATTTCCAGAACGATGGCTCAGGAGCTTACCGTATCGACGAGATTCATTTCGATAATGGCAAAGTACTGGATGTTGCCACTGTCAAAGAACTGGTACAGCAAACCACCGACAGTTCGGACAGATTGTATGCCTACCAATCCGGAAGTACCTTAAATGGTGGTTTAGGCAACGACACCCTGTACGGTGCTGATGGGAATGACCTGCTGAATGGTGATGCAGGCAACGACAGTATCTACAGTGGCAATGGCAATGATACGCTCAATGGAGGAGAAGGCAACGATGACCTGTACGGCTATAATGGTAACGATGTACTGAATGGTGGCGAAGGCAATGATCATTTGAATGGCGAAGATGGTAACGACACTCTGATCGGCGGTGCCGGTAATGATTACTTGGAGGGCGGCAGCGGTTCGGATACTTATGTCTTCGGCAAAGGCTTCGGTCAGGATACGGTCTATAATTACGACTACTCTACCGGACGCAAAGACATCATCCGCTTTACCGATGGCATTACAGCCGATATGCTGAATTTTACTCGGACTAGTAACGATCTCCTTATCTCGGCAAAAGACGGCAGTGGACAAGTGACTGTTCAGTACTATTTCCAGAACGATGGCTCAGGAGCTTACCGTATCGACGAGATTCATTTCGATAATGGCAAAGTACTGGATGTTGCCACTGTCAAAGAACTGGTACAGCAAACCACCGACAGTTCGGACAGATTGTATGCCTACCAATCCGGAAGTACCTTAAATGGTGGTTTAGGCAACGACACCCTGTACGGTGCTGATGGGAATGACCTGCTGAATGGTGATGCAGGCAACGACAGTATCTACAGTGGCAATGGCAATGATACGCTCAATGGAGGAGAAGGCAACGATGACCTGTACGGCTATAATGGTAACGATGTACTGAATGGTGGCGAAGGCAATGATCATTTGAATGGCGAAGATGGTAACGACACTCTGA